A genomic segment from Chanos chanos chromosome 2, fChaCha1.1, whole genome shotgun sequence encodes:
- the si:ch211-132b12.7 gene encoding CLOCK-interacting pacemaker isoform X2: MPKEVGCGGEREHAARPASKNAKDKSNSAALLASRARAHDQQEANDRGSRCSSEKDSGYSDTGSDSLQMDAEEQRSVVSQPPGHILVSGTPELTPIFIIKNVVLKQLVQSGQEHLLQSPPPWGAGGSGTQAPTHVLLLQQPGATPTTAPPHALKPRQQPQGHESGASKKNKNLYLPILNSYPRIAPHPSKKTPEKPPTGRAPATEEHSLSKRVCMEEKREEVSTTTSNTALKSTPKQHFLKQPKNRSNSYSCSLSADCESMAVAQQYRSPRPPSSPPTSLSLGSPSVSSSETSPPPPSTCDPAAPCPQDRAGPHRRATEPSCVSGSGASHKPLSGSARHQRFLNTVEILSQSGLLDITLRTQELLRQSAATERDIAQLRQHTQLLCQATQAGANAPSAWEELHQVMAESGHYPNLKCLTMEDAECKDRSSTKQEMEADTSTRSDSIVYRYGQNGSEEVAPPSPLLALTPDLDCLVDQHGSSFVNDTFGHRGSARPPDEHLMPADSSTHGSLL; this comes from the exons ATGCCCAAAGAGGTGGGCTGTGGGGGAGAGCGAGAGCATGCTGCTCGGCCAGCCAGCAAGAATGCTAAGGACAAGAGCAACAGCGCCGCCCTGCTGGCATCCCGTGCCAGAGCGCATGATCAGCAGGAGGCCAACGACCGTGGCTCCCGCTGTAGCTCGGAGAAAGACTCGGGTTACTCGG ACACTGGGTCAGACTCACTGCAGATGGACGCTGAAGAGCAGCGGAGTGTAGTGAGTCAACCTCCAGGCCATATTTTGGTGTCTGGCACTCCTGAACTCACCCCTATATTCATCATCAAGAATGTAGTGCTCAAACAG ctggTGCAGTCTGGTCAGGAGCATCTCCTGCAGTCTCCTCCACCATGGGGAGCAGGAGGGTCTGGCACTCAGGCTCCCACCCATGTCCTCCTGCTGCAGCAGCCAGGAGCAACCCCAACCACCGCCCCCCCACATGCCCTAAAACCCCGGCAGCAACCTCAGGGGCACGAGAGTGGAGCCAGCAAGAAGAACAAGAACTTGTACCTCCCCATTCTTAACTCTTACCCTCGCATAGCTCCTCACCCCAGCAAGAAGACACCTGAGAAGCCTCCCACTGGCAGGGCTCCTGCCACAGAGGAGCACAGCCTGAGTAAGAGGGTGTGcatggaggagaagagggaagaGGTGTCCACCACCACTAGTAACACCGCCCTGAAGAGCACGCCCAAACAGCATTTCCTCAAGCAGCCCAAGAACCGCTCCAACTCTtattcttgttctctctcagcaGACTGTGAGTCAATGGCTGTGGCTCAGCAGTATCGGAGCCCAAGACCCCCCTCCAGTCCCCCCACCTCCCTTAGTCTGGGCTCACCCTCCGTGTCCAGTTCTGAAAcatcccctcctcctccatccaCCTGTGACCCCGCTGCACCTTGCCCCCAGGACAGAGCAGGTCCTCACAGACGCGCAACCGAACCCAGCTGTGTCTCTGGGTCCGGTGCCAGTCACAAACCTTTGTCAGGCTCTGCACGTCATCAGCGTTTCCTGAACACGGTGGAGATCCTTAGCCAGTCAGGCTTATTGGACATCACGCTTCGCACACAGGAGCTTCTGCGTCAGAGCGCTGCCACCGAACGAGATATCGCCCAGCTCCGTCAGCATACCCAGCTGCTCTGCCAGGCAACACAGGCTGGTGCCAATGCACCATCTGCCTGGGAGGAGCTCCATCAGGTCATGGCTGAATCTGGACACTACCCCAACCTCAAGTGCCTAACCATGGAGGATGCAGAGTGCAAAGACCGGTCGTCAACTAAACAGGAGATGGAGGCAGACACCAGCACCAGATCAGACAGCATCGTGTACAGGTACGGGCAAAACGGCAGTGAAGAAGTGGCACCACCTTCGCCACTCCTTGCCCTGACGCCTGATTTAGACTGCCTAGTGGATCAGCATGGCTCGTCCTTTGTCAATGACACCTTCGGGCACCGGGGGAGTGCTAGACCCCCGGACGAACACCTCATGCCTGCAGATAGCTCGACACATGGCAGCCTGCTGTAG
- the si:ch211-132b12.7 gene encoding CLOCK-interacting pacemaker isoform X1 has translation MQLHRKGTRMPKEVGCGGEREHAARPASKNAKDKSNSAALLASRARAHDQQEANDRGSRCSSEKDSGYSDTGSDSLQMDAEEQRSVVSQPPGHILVSGTPELTPIFIIKNVVLKQLVQSGQEHLLQSPPPWGAGGSGTQAPTHVLLLQQPGATPTTAPPHALKPRQQPQGHESGASKKNKNLYLPILNSYPRIAPHPSKKTPEKPPTGRAPATEEHSLSKRVCMEEKREEVSTTTSNTALKSTPKQHFLKQPKNRSNSYSCSLSADCESMAVAQQYRSPRPPSSPPTSLSLGSPSVSSSETSPPPPSTCDPAAPCPQDRAGPHRRATEPSCVSGSGASHKPLSGSARHQRFLNTVEILSQSGLLDITLRTQELLRQSAATERDIAQLRQHTQLLCQATQAGANAPSAWEELHQVMAESGHYPNLKCLTMEDAECKDRSSTKQEMEADTSTRSDSIVYRYGQNGSEEVAPPSPLLALTPDLDCLVDQHGSSFVNDTFGHRGSARPPDEHLMPADSSTHGSLL, from the exons GGACCAGGATGCCCAAAGAGGTGGGCTGTGGGGGAGAGCGAGAGCATGCTGCTCGGCCAGCCAGCAAGAATGCTAAGGACAAGAGCAACAGCGCCGCCCTGCTGGCATCCCGTGCCAGAGCGCATGATCAGCAGGAGGCCAACGACCGTGGCTCCCGCTGTAGCTCGGAGAAAGACTCGGGTTACTCGG ACACTGGGTCAGACTCACTGCAGATGGACGCTGAAGAGCAGCGGAGTGTAGTGAGTCAACCTCCAGGCCATATTTTGGTGTCTGGCACTCCTGAACTCACCCCTATATTCATCATCAAGAATGTAGTGCTCAAACAG ctggTGCAGTCTGGTCAGGAGCATCTCCTGCAGTCTCCTCCACCATGGGGAGCAGGAGGGTCTGGCACTCAGGCTCCCACCCATGTCCTCCTGCTGCAGCAGCCAGGAGCAACCCCAACCACCGCCCCCCCACATGCCCTAAAACCCCGGCAGCAACCTCAGGGGCACGAGAGTGGAGCCAGCAAGAAGAACAAGAACTTGTACCTCCCCATTCTTAACTCTTACCCTCGCATAGCTCCTCACCCCAGCAAGAAGACACCTGAGAAGCCTCCCACTGGCAGGGCTCCTGCCACAGAGGAGCACAGCCTGAGTAAGAGGGTGTGcatggaggagaagagggaagaGGTGTCCACCACCACTAGTAACACCGCCCTGAAGAGCACGCCCAAACAGCATTTCCTCAAGCAGCCCAAGAACCGCTCCAACTCTtattcttgttctctctcagcaGACTGTGAGTCAATGGCTGTGGCTCAGCAGTATCGGAGCCCAAGACCCCCCTCCAGTCCCCCCACCTCCCTTAGTCTGGGCTCACCCTCCGTGTCCAGTTCTGAAAcatcccctcctcctccatccaCCTGTGACCCCGCTGCACCTTGCCCCCAGGACAGAGCAGGTCCTCACAGACGCGCAACCGAACCCAGCTGTGTCTCTGGGTCCGGTGCCAGTCACAAACCTTTGTCAGGCTCTGCACGTCATCAGCGTTTCCTGAACACGGTGGAGATCCTTAGCCAGTCAGGCTTATTGGACATCACGCTTCGCACACAGGAGCTTCTGCGTCAGAGCGCTGCCACCGAACGAGATATCGCCCAGCTCCGTCAGCATACCCAGCTGCTCTGCCAGGCAACACAGGCTGGTGCCAATGCACCATCTGCCTGGGAGGAGCTCCATCAGGTCATGGCTGAATCTGGACACTACCCCAACCTCAAGTGCCTAACCATGGAGGATGCAGAGTGCAAAGACCGGTCGTCAACTAAACAGGAGATGGAGGCAGACACCAGCACCAGATCAGACAGCATCGTGTACAGGTACGGGCAAAACGGCAGTGAAGAAGTGGCACCACCTTCGCCACTCCTTGCCCTGACGCCTGATTTAGACTGCCTAGTGGATCAGCATGGCTCGTCCTTTGTCAATGACACCTTCGGGCACCGGGGGAGTGCTAGACCCCCGGACGAACACCTCATGCCTGCAGATAGCTCGACACATGGCAGCCTGCTGTAG